One genomic segment of Brassica napus cultivar Da-Ae chromosome A3, Da-Ae, whole genome shotgun sequence includes these proteins:
- the LOC106437551 gene encoding 40S ribosomal protein S10-3 — MIMSEENRREICKYLFKEGVLFAKKDFNLAKHPLIESVPNLQVIKLMQSFKSKEYVRETFAWMHYYWFLTNEGIEFLRTYLNLPSDVVPATLKKSAKPIGRPFGGGPPGDRPRGPRFEGGDRPRYGDRDGYRRGGEGEKGGAPADYQPSFQGSGGRPGFGRGAGGFSAAAPSGSGLP; from the exons ATG ATTATGTCAGAGGAGAACCGCAGAGAAATCTGCAAGTACCTTTTCAAAG AAGGAGTTTTGTTTGCGAAGAAAGACTTCAACCTCGCGAAGCACCCTTTGATTGAGTCAGTACCGAACCTGCAAGTCATCAAGCTGATGCAATCCTTCAAGTCCAAGGAGTATGTTAGGGAGACGTTCGCCTGGATGCATTACTATTGGTTTCTCACCAACGAAGGGATTGAGTTCTTGAGGACTTACCTTAACCTTCCTTCTGATGTTGTTCCCGCTACTTTGAAGAAGTCTGCGAAGCCCATTGGTCGTCCCTTTGGTGGTGGCCCACCTGGCGATCGCCcaag aggaCCTAGGTTTGAAGGTGGAGACCGTCCTAGGTACGGTGACCGTGATGGGTACCGCCGTGGTGGTGAAGGTGAAAAGGGTGGAGCTCCAGCTGATTACCAGCCTTCTTTCCAG GGAAGTGGTGGTAGGCCTGGTTTTGGCCGTGGTGCTGGAGGTTTTAGCGCGGCTGCACCATCTGGTTCAGGCTTGCCTTGA